In Populus alba chromosome 1, ASM523922v2, whole genome shotgun sequence, a single window of DNA contains:
- the LOC140955301 gene encoding uncharacterized protein yields MWCDSNEELPDEIGELKELRLLDLTGCYNLRRIPVNLIARLKKLEELLMGGESFKGWDAVGCDSAEGMNASLRELSSLSHLAVLSLKIPKIECIPRDFVFPSLLKYDIVLGKGCLITAYPTSTRLYLGGISATSLNAKTFEQLFPTVSHLYFWRVEGLRNIVLSSDQMTSHGHGSQKDFLQRLEHVEVKECGDIRWRQALKNLKSVEIKKCKSLEEVFELGEADEGSSEEKELPLLSSLTTLRLLSSLTTLRLCYLPELKCIWKGPTRHVSLQSLTHLELSSLDKLTFIFTPSLAQSLIHLETLHIEECGGLKRLTREKDDEGEIITESLGFPKLETLSIMRCDELEYVFPVSVSPSLHNLEEMEIREANNLKQVFYSGEGDDIIVKSKIKDGIIDFPQLRKLLLFLVSSCSSFGPKNFVAQLPSLQELTIVGPEEGGNLLAQLQGFTSLEALNLYYVLVPDLNLRCIWKGLVPSNLTILQVYECKRLTHVFTDSMIASLVQLKVLEISACEELEQIIVEDNDDENDQILSRSDLQSSSFPVAMASGSSCFTCQC; encoded by the exons ATGTGGTGCGACTCCAATGAAGAATTACCTGATGAAATTGGGGAGCTCAAGGAGTTAAGGTTGTTGGATTTGACAGGTTGTTACAATCTAAGAAGGATTCCTGTGAATTTGATTGCAAGGTTGAAGAAGTTAGAAGAACTGTTGATGGGGGGTGAGAGCTTCAAGGGATGGGATGCTGTTGGATGTGACAGCGCAGAAGGAATGAATGCAAGCCTAAGAGAACTAAGTTCGCTGTCTCATTTAGCTGTATTATCATTGAAGATACCGAAGATTGAATGCATTCccagagattttgtttttcccagCTTGCTCAAATATGATATAGTATTAGGGAAGGGGTGTTTAATAACAGCATACCCAACCTCGACAAGATTATATTTGGGTGGAATCAGCGCCACATCCTTAAatgcaaagacatttgagcagtTGTTTCCTACCGTGTCTCATCTTTATTTTTGGAGAGTCGAGGGTTTAAGAAATATAGTATTGTCCTCTGATCAGATGACCTCCCACGGCCATGGGTCGCAAAAGGACTTCTTACAAAGATTAGAACATGTAGAAGTGAAAGAATGTGGGGATATTCGCTGGCGGCAAGCTTTGAAAAATCTAAAGAGTgtggaaattaaaaaatgcaaaTCATTGGAAGAGGTATTTGAATTGGGTGAGGCTGATGAAGGAAGCAGTGAGGAAAAGGAGTTGCCGCTGCTATCATCTTTAACAACGTTACGGCTGCTATCATCTTTAACAACGTTACGGCTGTGCTATTTACCTGAGCTCAAATGTATATGGAAGGGGCCCACTAGACATGTCAGCCTCCAAAGTCTTACTCATCTGGAGTTGTCGTCTCTTGACAAACTGACATTTATCTTCACACCGTCCCTCGCTCAAAGTCttattcatctggaaacactaCATATAGAAGAATGCGGTGGATTGAAGCGTCTTACCAGAGAGAAGGATGACGAAGGGGAAATAATTACAGAGTCTCTTGGCTTCCCAAAATTAGAAACTCTCTCTATAATGCGCTGTGATGAACTTGAATATGTCTTCCCTGTCTCCGTGTCTCCAAGTCTCCATAACCTGGAAGAGATGGAGATTCGTGAAGCTAACAATTTAAAGCAAGTGTTTTACAGTGGAGAAGGAGATGACATTATCGTCAAGTCTAAAATTAAAGATGGCATCATCGACTTCCCTCAGCTAAGAAAATTGTTACTTTTTCTCGTATCAAGCTGCAGCTCTTTTGGTCCAAAGAATTTTGTTGCCCAATTGCCTTCTTTGCAAGAGTTAACCATTGTTGGCCCCGAAGAAGGGGGTAATTTGTTGGCACAGCTTCAA GGGTTTACAAGTTTGGAAGCATTGAATTTGTACTACGTGCTTGTGCCTGACCTCAACTTGAGGTGTATATGGAAGGGCCTCGTGCCGAGCAATTTAACTATTTTGCAGGTGTATGAGTGTAAGAGACTGACACATGTTTTCACAGACAGCATGATTGCTAGTCTAGTTCAACTGAAAGTTCTAGAGATATCAGCTTGTGAGGAATTGGAGCAAATCATTGTCGaggataatgatgatgaaaatgatcAGATATTGTCAAGAAGTGATCTCCAATCTTCAAGCTTCCCTGTAGCCATGGCTTCAG GATCATCATGCTTCACCTGTCAATGTTGA